A stretch of DNA from Candidatus Gastranaerophilales bacterium:
ATTTGCCGGGATTGATATCGATAAGGTTTTTATCATGCTGTTTGATATGTCATTGTGGATAAAGTTGTTAATAAAAGGCAAAAAGATAGGCTTTTTGCCGCAAATCGTATGCAAATACCGAATAAGTAATAATCAGGTATCGGGTATAGCAAACAAAGGCACAGCTATCATCAGGTCTTTTTTTGAATTAATCCCCTACTGCAAAATGTTTCAAACCATCACGGATGTGAAAACGGTAAGGAGCATTTTCCCTGATAATTATTTACTCAAAAACCTCAAAGAAAAAGATACGGAATATATCCCGTTTATAGTAGCCTATAACTGCCTTTTGTCGCCAAGCAGACCATATCAGATTTTTGGGTTTGTGGAGCTATACAACATGTTATCAGATGATAATATGAGGAGCAAAATAGAAGCCCGGTTTGATTTTGACATAGGTGAACTTCGCAGGATTTATTCTGTATCAAAAATCTTTGAGCTGCCGTTCCCCAACCCTAAGCATATGGGTATAAGGCAGTTGGTTTCGCTTCTTGGCAGACAGTTATTGTATTTAGTTTTGTGCAGGAAAAACCGTAAAGGCAAAAAAGAATACTCGCTGTAATCGGATATTTTATTATGGATTGCCACGTTGCCAAAGCCCTTAGCAATGACAATAATTCGTTTGCCAAAAGTCTACCTAATAAATATCAAAAATATATTTTAAAGCTGTTTCATCAAATTCATCATTTCAATCAAAGCAAGCGCGGCATCAGAGCCTTTGTTGCCTGATTTGGTACCTGCACGCTCAATCGCCTGCTCAATACTGTCCGTGGTTAAAACCCCGAATATAACAGGTTTTTCACTTGTTAAACCTACTTGTGCAATACCTTTTGAAACTTCAGCTGCAACGAAGTCAAAATGAGGAGTAGAACCTTTAATCACGGCGCCTAACGCAATTACACCGTCATATTTAGGGTTAGAAGCCAATTTTTGAGCGGCAAGCGGAATTTCAAAAGCGCCGGGAGTCCATATAACATCAATATTTTCATCTTTGATGCCATGCCTTTTCAGTGTATCAACACATCCCGAAAGCAGTTTTGAACTTATAAATTCGTTAAATCTTCCTGCAACAACAGCGACTTTTTCACTGTCGGCAACCAATTTTCCTTCTATAATATTAACCATGTTTCACTCCTGACTAATTATTAGTCTAATATTACTACAAAAAGAGCATTGCACAAAACAGAAAAAATTTCTTTATGCATGAACACTCAAGCTATTTTTTCTCCAGAGTAATTGTAAAAAAATTATCCGTTTTTTCCCCTTCCTTAAGTTCAGGTGCAGTGGAAATTGATTTTGATTTAGCTAATAAATCGCTAAGCCTTGTTTGGACGATTTTACTTGTTATAACAACATTTTGAGGATTATTTTTAACCGTTAAAACCCGAAAAACATGGGGATATTCAAGCATAGCGCTGGTCGTGATATGCAAAACCCCGTTTCGCTCAACCGTACTTGAAGCATGATAATGTCCTGCCAGAAGCATAATAACATTCTTATGTTTATCAAGGATTTTAAGATATTCATCTTTATTTTTAACATAGTGCGTATTACTTTTAAACGGCGGCATAAGAGGAAAATGCTGCACAATAACAGCATTTTTACCGCTGTATCTGGTCAATGTTTTGTCCAAGAACTCAAGCTGTTCAGGCGGAAAATAGCCTTGTGCGGTAATTTTAATATCAGAAGTCCCGTCCATAAAAATAAACACAAAATCACCTTTCACAATACAGTAATAAGGTTTTTGCAGTTTAAGCGCGGGATTATTTGCGTTTAAAAGAGTAATAATTTCCTTTTTACTAAGCCCGCCCAAGACCCCTACATCATGATTTCCCAAAGCCGCATACCATGGGGCCTTGATTTTATCAGACAAAGCCAGAAATTTTTTAAATTCACTTTTAACCGGCAGATTAATCATATCGCCGGAAAAAACAACAATATCAGGATTAACGGCATTTATATCGGTAATGGCATGTTGATATAAATCAAAAGACCTGGAAAGCATACGCCCTTTTACATCAGGGCTAAAGCTATCCACTTGTGTATCCGTAATATGTACAATCGTAATCTGTGAAGGGTTAGCAGCCCAAACCGCAATACAAAAGGTAAAAACAACAAATATCGAGAATAGAATTTTCCTCATTAATTTTTACCTACAATTCCTGCCAAAGGCGAAGAAGCGGAAGCATATTCTTTCATAGGGATTCTGCCCGATTCATAAGCTAATCTTCCCGCCTGAACTCCGAGTTTAAAGGCTTCCGCCATTTGAACAGGATTGCTTGCCAAAGCTATAGCAGTATTAATCAAACAGCAATCAGCTCCAAATTCCATAACATTAGCGGCATCTGACGGTACGCCTATCCCTGCATCAACAATAACAGGAACATTAGCCTGTTCAATAATAATTTTAATATTTTCAAGAGTTTTGATACCCTGCCCGGTTCCTATAGGAGAAGCCAACGGCATAACAGTAGCGCAGCCTGCTTCTTCCAACCTTTTACACAAAACAGGATCGGCATTTACATAAGGAAGAACTACGAAGCCTTCATCTACAAGGATTTTAGCTGCTTCAAACGTAGCTATAGGGTCAGGTAAAAGGTATTTAGGGTCGGGAATGACTTCTAATTTTATCCAGTTATTAATCCCCATAGCACGGGCGAGCCTTGCCACCCTTATCGCCTCTTCGGCTGTAGCGCAGCCGGCGGTATTAGGCAAAATCCAGTATTTATCAGTATCAATATAATCCATCAAACCTGCATGCCCTTGAGCGTTAGTTTCAACTCTTCTTATAGCAACGGTAACAATTTCAGCCCCGCTTGCCGCATGAGCTTCCTGCATTACTTTAAAATCATTGAATTTTCCTGTTCCAACCATCAATCTTGATGAAAAAGTCTTGTCTGCTATAGTAACTGTCATAATATCTCCTAATTTATTATTTTATAAGTATAGGTTACCGCTAAAATTTGTAAATAATTGTAACGTTTTGTAAAATAAACCTTCAGTTATGGCAATGCCTTGCCGAATTATTATTTTATATATATAAGATAGGTAAATCAAGGTATTGGCATGCAGGCTACAGTTAATAAATTAGTTCAATTTTGCAGGTTCTCACAAGGTTATTTAGTCAGAAATAATCCTGTTCAATTGTTTGTCAATACAATCATTGAAGGCATAAGAGATTTATGCACAATGAGCAAAAAGAAAAAAATCGCACGATACCGTGTAAACCATTTGCAATACAGATTGTACCAAATGGAACAAATCATAGAAAACGGAAATCCTTATAACGTAGCAAAAGGAAAAAATTTAGATCAACTAAGGTAATAACACAAACAGGGTAGGTAACAAAGATGGCATTAGCATCATCACAAATTAGAGAACAGATGTATATCGCTCAAGAACACGACTTGAACAATATATTAACTCGTTTAAATTCAATCAAAATGAATTTGTCCAACAACATGAACGATCTTTTAAATGTTGGCACAAATTTAGATCCTGATTCACCTGAAAGCCGTGTTATCGAAGCACGCCGCCAAAAGCTTGCGCTGCTTGAGAAAAAAATGGATATGGAAATAGCTCAATACC
This window harbors:
- a CDS encoding metallophosphoesterase, with translation MRKILFSIFVVFTFCIAVWAANPSQITIVHITDTQVDSFSPDVKGRMLSRSFDLYQHAITDINAVNPDIVVFSGDMINLPVKSEFKKFLALSDKIKAPWYAALGNHDVGVLGGLSKKEIITLLNANNPALKLQKPYYCIVKGDFVFIFMDGTSDIKITAQGYFPPEQLEFLDKTLTRYSGKNAVIVQHFPLMPPFKSNTHYVKNKDEYLKILDKHKNVIMLLAGHYHASSTVERNGVLHITTSAMLEYPHVFRVLTVKNNPQNVVITSKIVQTRLSDLLAKSKSISTAPELKEGEKTDNFFTITLEKK
- a CDS encoding glycosyltransferase, whose amino-acid sequence is MHNQPLVSVFIPYYNDREFLIEAIESVLGQTYKNFELILLNHASTDDSKTIARSFDDERIVHIDMKKNYGAGGGILFEQLLQTAKGKYLKLFCADDLLLPDALEKLVDYMESNPDKDFAFGDMLYVNSRGKSLKQTWFGSRRGFDLDNDELDTLKLLAEGCSHLPYPASIIKREAFAGIDIDKVFIMLFDMSLWIKLLIKGKKIGFLPQIVCKYRISNNQVSGIANKGTAIIRSFFELIPYCKMFQTITDVKTVRSIFPDNYLLKNLKEKDTEYIPFIVAYNCLLSPSRPYQIFGFVELYNMLSDDNMRSKIEARFDFDIGELRRIYSVSKIFELPFPNPKHMGIRQLVSLLGRQLLYLVLCRKNRKGKKEYSL
- a CDS encoding thiazole synthase, with product MTVTIADKTFSSRLMVGTGKFNDFKVMQEAHAASGAEIVTVAIRRVETNAQGHAGLMDYIDTDKYWILPNTAGCATAEEAIRVARLARAMGINNWIKLEVIPDPKYLLPDPIATFEAAKILVDEGFVVLPYVNADPVLCKRLEEAGCATVMPLASPIGTGQGIKTLENIKIIIEQANVPVIVDAGIGVPSDAANVMEFGADCCLINTAIALASNPVQMAEAFKLGVQAGRLAYESGRIPMKEYASASSPLAGIVGKN
- the ribE gene encoding 6,7-dimethyl-8-ribityllumazine synthase gives rise to the protein MVNIIEGKLVADSEKVAVVAGRFNEFISSKLLSGCVDTLKRHGIKDENIDVIWTPGAFEIPLAAQKLASNPKYDGVIALGAVIKGSTPHFDFVAAEVSKGIAQVGLTSEKPVIFGVLTTDSIEQAIERAGTKSGNKGSDAALALIEMMNLMKQL